Genomic DNA from Peribacillus simplex:
AAAATCACTTCAATCGTTAATGAGTTGGAGACTAACTCACAGCAAATTGTTCGACTTAAGTTATTTGCAGAGTATACGTTGCAGGAAATTGCTGCAATTGTACAAGTTCCCCAATCAACAGTTAAAACAAGGTACTATGCGGCGTTGAAACTGATAAAAAAAGAAATGAAGGAGCATCGATATGAGTAAAGAAAAATTTCATATTCCTATGCCCGATGAACAGACAATCCAATCTGAGATCAAGCATATTGTCGCTGCAGGAGTAAAACAAAAGGAGTCTTTCCCTTCCTATCTTTATAAGCTATACAAACAAATTGGAATGAAAAATTTACTGCCAACCCGTTTGGATGAAATTTGCATCATCTTATCAGTCATGGCAATTTTGATTTTCCTATCAAGCAGTTTTTCCGAATCGAAAGGGATTCGGGAACAGAATCTCTATGCCTTTACCTTTCTCCTTTCGCCTTTGCTCTATATGTCTCTTTCTGTTTATCATTTTGCACAAAAAGTTCAATCAGCTACCTATGAAGTAGAAATGGTTTGCAAATATAGTCTCTATCAGATTACAGCATTTCGAATGTTAGCTTTGAGTGTAATTTCGATTTTTATTAATATCATCAGCATCTTTTCCCTTGTTATGATGTACGACGATCTGAACTTTTTTAGAGTGCTAATAATATCCATTACATCCTTGTTTTTGTTTTCCATTCTCTTTCTGTTTGCCTGTATGAAGAAGCAGTCTGTAACCAGTGCCACCTTAGTGATTGGCAGTTGGGTTGTGTTAAATTTTGGATTTAGGTTAGTAGACAGTCATTTATATGAAGGATTTCTAATGAAGGCACCTATTCTCGTTTATGTGCTTGTTCTAATTATCAGCATTTCTATCTATATCAAATATTTAAACAAGTTGGTCTACTTAAAACCATCGGAGGGAGTTCAATAATATGTTAGTCGTGAAAGATGTAAGTAAACAATATGGAAGTTTTTCTGCATTAAAAAATATGAATCTGGAGTTTAACGATGGTGTCTATGGACTTCTAGCACCAAATGGCGCTGGTAAAACAACTTTAATCAAAATGCTTGTGACATTAATTTCGCCAAGCAAAGGAGAAATTTTATATAACGGAACAAATATTGTTGATTTAGACGAGGACTATCGCGATATCCTTGGATATTTGCCACAGCAGTTTGGCTATTATAAAAACTATTCTCCGAAGCAATATTTATTATATTTAGCTGCGTTAAAAGGCCTTGACAAAAAGAACGCCTTAGAAAAAATATCTGAGTTATTAGAAAAAGTGGCTTTAACAGACGTTGCTAATAAAAAAATGAAGAAGTTTTCTGGAGGCATGATACAAAGGGTTGGGATTGCACAGGCTCTCTTAAATGATCCAAAAATATTAATTCTGGATGAGCCAACAGCCGGTCTGGATCCAAAGGAACGTGCACGTTTTCGACAGCTCCTTACAGGACTTGCGCGAGAAAGACTTGTCATTATTTCTACTCATATTGTCTCTGACATCGAGTCGATTGCTAATGAAGTGATTATGATTAAAAATCAGCAACTATTATATAAAGATTCCGTCGAAAAGATTTGCAATACGCTTGATGGACATGTTTATGAAACATCAATTAGCTATGAACGACTGGAATCTTTCCGTAAACAATATGTTCTTCTTTCAGAAAAGCAGGAACATGGAAGCATGATTGTCCGGTTTGTCCAAAAGGGAAAAACAGAGGCAGACTGGATTCCAGCAAATCCCCATTTGGAAGATGTCTTCCTTTATGAATACCGTGATGAATTGTTGACGGATCTGTAATCGCCATGAGAATTATTTTTCACGAATGCAAAAGGGCATTCACTTCGCCTATTATTCTAGCTTTGTTGATTTTGTTTAGTGCTTATAACATTTATTTAATCTATAACTCTTCTGATTTTAAAGAAGAATTGCATGTTGCCAATGAATTGGCTGAAACATATGGAGTAAACATCACGGACG
This window encodes:
- a CDS encoding ABC transporter ATP-binding protein, whose amino-acid sequence is MLVVKDVSKQYGSFSALKNMNLEFNDGVYGLLAPNGAGKTTLIKMLVTLISPSKGEILYNGTNIVDLDEDYRDILGYLPQQFGYYKNYSPKQYLLYLAALKGLDKKNALEKISELLEKVALTDVANKKMKKFSGGMIQRVGIAQALLNDPKILILDEPTAGLDPKERARFRQLLTGLARERLVIISTHIVSDIESIANEVIMIKNQQLLYKDSVEKICNTLDGHVYETSISYERLESFRKQYVLLSEKQEHGSMIVRFVQKGKTEADWIPANPHLEDVFLYEYRDELLTDL